A window from Nocardioides mesophilus encodes these proteins:
- a CDS encoding FUSC family protein — translation MTARAALARNLAVQRDRFRRGGAAAVAWALRLTMAAVASYVVALALFPGTQPLLAPLTALLVVQVTPVTLVASGLDRVVSVVAGVSLAVAFSAIVPLAWWSLGILIAVSIMIGQALRLKSNLIEVAISAMLVLGVGSLGAESAGWQRIAETLVGAAVGVVTNLLFPPKVATGDAGSAIKNLADELSVLLDRAAEEVVEHDAAGPAVVAHTSGWLDDARVITHDIPRVGAALLRAEQGRRLNVRALGTPDVGPGLRQGLEALEHTAVAVRGMFRSVRDATSDPDWPDDERGTAVLMGLAQVFEEMAAGVAAFGELVRAEAEPQQRGVTPQIDRMKEALDGLHEARARLSDLLLMDTDRVISELHFAVMSTVKRLLSELGLDERIRRQVRLRTGGRPLLPRTGRRLPPGQPG, via the coding sequence ATGACCGCGCGCGCCGCGCTGGCCCGCAACCTCGCCGTGCAGCGCGACCGGTTCCGCCGGGGCGGCGCCGCCGCGGTGGCGTGGGCGCTGCGGCTGACCATGGCCGCGGTCGCCAGCTATGTGGTCGCGCTGGCCTTGTTCCCGGGCACCCAGCCGCTGCTGGCGCCGCTGACCGCGCTGCTGGTGGTGCAGGTGACCCCGGTGACCCTGGTCGCCAGCGGGTTGGACCGGGTCGTCAGCGTGGTCGCCGGGGTGTCCCTCGCGGTCGCCTTCTCCGCCATCGTCCCGCTCGCCTGGTGGAGCCTCGGGATCCTGATCGCGGTGTCGATCATGATCGGGCAGGCGCTGCGGCTGAAGTCGAACCTGATCGAGGTGGCGATCAGCGCCATGCTGGTCCTCGGGGTCGGATCGCTCGGCGCGGAGTCGGCCGGCTGGCAGCGCATCGCCGAGACCCTGGTCGGCGCGGCCGTCGGGGTCGTGACCAACCTGCTGTTCCCGCCGAAGGTGGCCACCGGGGACGCGGGGAGCGCCATCAAGAACCTCGCCGACGAGCTCAGCGTGCTCCTGGACCGGGCCGCCGAGGAGGTGGTCGAGCACGACGCGGCGGGGCCCGCGGTGGTCGCGCACACGTCGGGGTGGCTGGACGACGCCCGCGTGATCACCCACGACATCCCGCGGGTCGGCGCCGCGCTGCTCCGCGCCGAGCAGGGCCGCCGGCTCAACGTGCGCGCCCTGGGAACCCCGGACGTCGGGCCCGGGCTCCGCCAGGGCCTCGAGGCGCTCGAGCACACCGCGGTCGCGGTCCGCGGCATGTTCCGCTCGGTGCGCGACGCCACCTCCGACCCCGACTGGCCCGACGACGAGCGCGGCACCGCCGTGCTGATGGGGCTCGCCCAGGTGTTCGAGGAGATGGCGGCCGGCGTCGCCGCGTTCGGCGAGCTGGTGCGTGCCGAGGCGGAGCCGCAGCAACGGGGGGTCACCCCGCAGATCGACCGGATGAAGGAGGCCCTCGACGGACTCCACGAGGCCCGGGCGCGCCTGAGCGACCTGCTGCTCATGGACACCGACCGGGTGATCTCCGAGCTGCACTTCGCGGTGATGTCGACGGTCAAGCGGCTGCTGAGCGAGCTGGGCCTCGACGAACGCATCCGGCGGCAGGTGCGGCTGCGCACCGGGGGCCGTCCGCTGCTGCCGCGCACCGGCCGCCGGTTGCCGCCGGGCCAGCCCGGCTAG
- a CDS encoding sialidase family protein, with translation MRRWISARSTSRVGAALAASATLVALSSVGTPASGSEDPVDGRVHLNLSGSALMLQGLASAGALGGGAIDNKTCTSSGTPSADIDLSCDDPISPEDETPIVVDPANPDHLLAGSNDYHLTFKGSTLQARIPTGFFVSFDGGATWTDGQIPMGSGAGGGNGDPSPAFNRKFGTAHMAQLNASCTSVGNTGNCGSLSVSVATSRDGGRTWAQPVTVAQGRGSITPSPNAVFNDKEWLTADNDPGSPFYGRMYLTWSRFALDRGAYVESPIYLSTSDDGGRSWTAGRPISGSNPAVCTFQTSGPAGVCDEDQFSVPVVLPDGTVAVHFQNNQHQAAWETPDEAESTIMVVRSTDGGATWSAPVPVADLEDGGIDNGNAGADYPINVDGRATQTGHQFRTQSVQGMTADPVTGRLYVFWTDNRDGVRDTAEPVTHTNVFVATSADRGATWSAPIRVTSGPADKWMPWAAAHDGKLAVGYMDGTADYPTRDTYGFTIATSTDDGATWSYQSASTAQSDPDHSLWFRAGVAGCVECSRFIGDYNGLAMDSQGRVHATWADQRRVATVAALDRTGTPGDVYYARR, from the coding sequence ATGCGCAGGTGGATCTCTGCTCGAAGCACCAGCCGGGTCGGCGCGGCCCTGGCAGCAAGCGCGACGTTGGTCGCACTCAGCTCGGTCGGGACCCCGGCGTCCGGCAGCGAGGACCCGGTCGACGGCCGGGTGCACCTCAACCTCTCCGGAAGCGCCCTCATGCTGCAGGGCCTCGCCTCCGCGGGCGCGCTCGGCGGCGGCGCGATCGACAACAAGACCTGCACGTCGTCCGGTACGCCGAGCGCGGACATCGACCTGAGCTGCGACGACCCGATCAGCCCCGAGGACGAGACGCCGATCGTCGTCGACCCGGCGAACCCCGACCACCTCCTGGCCGGCTCCAACGACTACCACCTCACCTTCAAGGGCTCCACGCTGCAGGCCCGCATCCCGACCGGCTTCTTCGTCTCCTTCGACGGGGGCGCCACCTGGACCGACGGGCAGATCCCGATGGGCTCCGGCGCGGGCGGCGGCAACGGCGACCCCTCGCCGGCGTTCAACCGCAAGTTCGGCACCGCCCACATGGCGCAGCTCAACGCCAGCTGCACCTCGGTGGGCAACACCGGCAACTGCGGCTCGCTGAGCGTCAGCGTCGCGACCTCCCGCGACGGCGGCCGGACCTGGGCGCAGCCGGTCACCGTGGCCCAGGGCCGCGGCTCGATCACCCCGTCGCCGAACGCCGTGTTCAACGACAAGGAGTGGCTGACCGCCGACAACGACCCGGGCTCCCCGTTCTACGGCCGGATGTACCTCACCTGGTCGCGCTTCGCGCTGGACCGCGGCGCGTACGTCGAGTCGCCGATCTACCTCTCCACCTCCGACGACGGTGGCCGCAGCTGGACGGCCGGGCGCCCCATCAGCGGCAGCAACCCCGCCGTCTGCACGTTCCAGACCAGCGGGCCCGCCGGCGTCTGCGACGAGGACCAGTTCTCGGTGCCGGTGGTGCTGCCGGACGGCACCGTCGCGGTGCACTTCCAGAACAACCAGCACCAGGCCGCCTGGGAGACCCCCGACGAGGCGGAGTCCACGATCATGGTGGTCCGCTCCACCGACGGAGGCGCCACCTGGTCGGCACCGGTGCCGGTGGCCGACCTCGAGGACGGCGGCATCGACAACGGCAACGCCGGCGCGGACTACCCGATCAACGTCGACGGGCGGGCGACGCAGACCGGGCACCAGTTCCGGACCCAGTCGGTGCAGGGCATGACCGCCGACCCGGTGACCGGCAGGCTCTACGTCTTCTGGACCGACAACCGCGACGGCGTACGCGACACCGCCGAGCCGGTCACGCACACCAACGTCTTCGTCGCCACGTCCGCCGATCGGGGCGCTACCTGGTCCGCGCCGATCCGGGTCACCTCCGGGCCGGCCGACAAGTGGATGCCCTGGGCAGCGGCACACGACGGGAAGCTGGCCGTCGGCTACATGGACGGCACCGCCGACTACCCCACCCGGGACACGTACGGCTTCACGATCGCCACCTCCACCGACGACGGCGCGACCTGGAGCTACCAGTCGGCGTCCACCGCGCAGTCCGACCCCGACCACTCGCTGTGGTTCCGCGCCGGGGTGGCGGGCTGCGTCGAGTGCTCGCGGTTCATCGGCGACTACAACGGCCTGGCGATGGACTCGCAGGGCCGGGTGCACGCCACCTGGGCGGACCAGCGGCGCGTCGCCACCGTCGCCGCCCTGGACCGGACCGGCACCCCTGGTGACGTCTACTACGCCCGCCGCTGA
- a CDS encoding fasciclin domain-containing protein has protein sequence MHLRLTSVATALLVGGTTLVATTGTAQAAPDQQQLGTRSLADVLAADGHGFDKNPRDFDVFDAILARILAARPDSRLAILTQGERRVTAFLPTDGAFRRFGVAVTDHRIASERRLAAALWDSAGGTRRERVELTSKFLLFHVVRGQTLTRAQLRAAAPTELTPMPGGVIRVRIRDGQLFVLDREPASPPARTIPALRNINEGNRQIAHGIDQVMSPF, from the coding sequence ATGCACCTGCGTCTCACCTCGGTGGCCACCGCACTGCTGGTCGGCGGCACCACGCTGGTCGCCACGACCGGAACCGCCCAGGCCGCGCCCGATCAGCAGCAGCTCGGCACCCGGAGCCTGGCCGACGTCCTCGCCGCTGACGGTCACGGCTTCGACAAGAACCCTCGCGACTTCGACGTCTTCGACGCGATCCTGGCACGGATCCTGGCGGCCCGGCCGGACAGCCGGCTGGCGATCCTGACCCAGGGCGAGCGGAGGGTCACGGCCTTCCTCCCCACCGACGGGGCCTTCCGCCGCTTTGGGGTCGCCGTGACCGATCACCGGATCGCCTCGGAGCGTCGCCTGGCAGCCGCACTGTGGGACTCCGCCGGCGGCACGCGGCGGGAGCGGGTCGAGCTGACGAGCAAGTTCCTGCTCTTCCACGTGGTCCGTGGCCAGACGCTCACCCGGGCGCAGCTGCGGGCCGCGGCCCCCACCGAGCTGACCCCGATGCCGGGTGGCGTGATCCGGGTCCGGATCCGGGACGGGCAGCTCTTCGTGCTGGACCGGGAGCCCGCCTCACCGCCGGCCCGGACGATCCCGGCCCTGCGCAACATCAACGAGGGCAACCGGCAGATCGCCCACGGCATCGACCAGGTGATGAGCCCGTTCTAG
- a CDS encoding sigma-70 family RNA polymerase sigma factor has translation MALWPHVKSLPPRQRAVIVLRYYEDLSEQEIAEALGCSRGNVKSTAHHALKALRAAIGSDGATGREN, from the coding sequence ATGGCGCTGTGGCCGCACGTGAAGTCGCTGCCGCCGCGCCAGCGCGCCGTGATCGTGCTCCGCTACTACGAGGACCTCAGCGAGCAGGAGATCGCGGAGGCACTGGGCTGCTCGCGGGGCAACGTGAAGTCCACCGCACACCACGCACTCAAGGCACTGCGAGCCGCGATCGGCTCCGACGGCGCGACCGGGAGGGAGAACTGA
- a CDS encoding sigma factor: MDTVTSNADAATFEEYAGAAWPSLYRYAYLLTGNHADAEDVAQQTLVKAYRSWGRVRDSDAPTAYLRRMLTNTYLSQRRPKGRRLELLTDEPPSRVSPGQPAPRTGWRCGRT, from the coding sequence ATGGACACCGTGACGAGCAACGCCGATGCGGCCACGTTCGAGGAGTACGCCGGCGCTGCCTGGCCCTCGCTCTACCGCTACGCCTACCTGCTCACCGGCAACCACGCGGATGCCGAGGACGTCGCCCAGCAGACGCTGGTGAAGGCCTACCGGTCCTGGGGCCGGGTCAGGGACTCGGACGCGCCGACCGCCTACCTCCGTCGGATGCTCACCAACACCTACCTGTCGCAACGGCGTCCGAAGGGACGACGGCTCGAGCTGCTCACCGACGAGCCCCCGAGCCGGGTCTCGCCCGGGCAGCCGGCCCCGAGGACCGGATGGCGCTGTGGCCGCACGTGA
- a CDS encoding MBL fold metallo-hydrolase: MRVGPGTTATAALAAALAGRYVVGRNAASRHRTTGLERTLGHLGAVDSVTIMPVVERLTRDPGLRGEAGVSYLLRADGLTLLFDCGLGMGRGETPFETNARALGVHVEDLDCLVVSHLHLDHVGGARSQLRHTFSLGREQPLPASLPAFVPTDMEHPRADVCVVEEARVLGTGVAVLPPLRRMLFWLGPVAEQALVVNVRNRGLVVLTGCGHPEIEKTLAEAEQIVDAPVYAVIGGLHLPVHAAGTPLMPQAILGSPNWPWRPISEGDARAVIASIRARGPGLVALSAHDSTPWTLAAFDEAFGAAHQALRVGEEITIRAG, encoded by the coding sequence ATGCGGGTCGGGCCAGGGACCACCGCGACCGCTGCGCTGGCGGCGGCGCTCGCCGGACGGTACGTCGTCGGGCGGAACGCCGCGAGCCGACACCGCACGACCGGACTCGAGAGGACCCTGGGCCACCTGGGAGCGGTGGACTCGGTGACGATCATGCCGGTCGTGGAGCGGCTGACCCGCGACCCCGGGCTGCGCGGGGAGGCGGGGGTGTCCTACCTGCTCCGGGCCGACGGGCTGACGCTGCTCTTCGACTGCGGGCTCGGGATGGGTCGTGGCGAGACACCCTTCGAGACGAACGCACGGGCTCTCGGGGTCCACGTCGAGGACCTGGACTGCCTCGTGGTCTCGCACCTGCACCTCGACCACGTCGGGGGCGCGCGATCGCAGCTGCGGCACACCTTCAGCCTCGGCAGGGAGCAGCCGCTGCCGGCTTCGCTGCCGGCCTTCGTCCCGACCGACATGGAGCATCCACGCGCTGACGTCTGCGTCGTCGAGGAGGCGCGGGTGCTCGGGACCGGTGTGGCGGTGCTGCCGCCGTTGCGCCGCATGCTGTTCTGGCTCGGCCCCGTCGCCGAGCAGGCGCTGGTCGTCAACGTCCGCAATCGCGGTCTGGTGGTGCTCACCGGCTGCGGTCACCCCGAGATCGAGAAGACGCTGGCCGAGGCCGAGCAGATCGTCGACGCTCCCGTCTACGCCGTGATCGGCGGGCTGCACCTGCCGGTGCACGCCGCCGGGACACCCCTGATGCCGCAGGCGATCCTCGGCAGCCCGAACTGGCCGTGGCGGCCGATCAGCGAGGGCGACGCCCGGGCCGTGATCGCCTCGATCCGGGCCCGCGGTCCCGGGCTGGTGGCGCTGTCGGCCCACGACAGCACTCCGTGGACGCTCGCGGCGTTCGACGAGGCCTTCGGCGCGGCGCACCAGGCGTTGCGCGTCGGCGAGGAGATCACGATCCGCGCGGGCTGA